The following is a genomic window from Pseudomonadota bacterium.
ATACAACTCGGTTGGCACTGGCAGGAATAACAGTTTCCTTTAAAAACAGCTTAAGCCCGTCTGCGATAGGCTGGAGTAATCCGAACGGGCCCACAACGTTCGGTCCACGCCGCAGTTGGATCCACCCAATAACCTTTCTTTCAGCCAAAGTAAGGTACGCCACGCCAAGAAGAAGAGGTACTGTAATAGCCAGAATACCCCCAATGATCCATGCGACCGGCGCGACATATAATTGGAAAAATTCAGCCATTGGTTCCTGTAGCCTTCAAGGAATTTACGCCTAATTCTTCAGTGCATTGCGCCATCGTTTCTGAGGCCCTTGTGATAGAATTAGTCATATAAAAGTTTGACACAATATTTGTTAAAGGTGCCGGGTCGACTTTACCTTCATTAGGTTTAAAACCATACCATTTAGCTGCCGTTAAAGTATTCAGGGCTAGCATTGAGGGGTAGGAGCTCCGAAGTTTTCCTCTAAGCTCATCGAGAGTATCAAAAGGCAACGGATGATTTAAAGCCCCAGACAACGCACGGATTACCGCCCAATCCTCCCGTGCTTCACCTGGTGGAAATGTAGCACGTGCCGCCATCTGCACACGACCCTCGGTGTTCACATAGGTAGCGGGTTTTTCGGTATACGCAGCACCCGGCAATATAACGTCCGCTCTGTGGGCACCGGCATCGCCATGGTGCCCTTGGTAAACAATGAACGCGTCACCAAAACCATCCATATTTACCTCATCGGCACCTAATAGATAAACGAGCCCAATTTCGCCAGACTGTGCCCTAGTCTGAATTTCATCAACGCCACCACCACCATTGGCAGGGACAAATTCAATGTCTAGCCCGCCGACCCGTGCCGCAGCTGTATGAAGTACGTTAAAACCGTTCCAATCATCGGTAACAATTCCATGCACATCAGCGACTTTTTTTGCCATAGCAAGGATGGCCTCCCCATCTGCCCGGGTCAGCGCACCCATTCCTATTATCACCATAGGCTTTTCTGATGCGGAAAGGATCCCTGAAAAAGAGTGGCTACCTTCGGCGATAGCACGAAGTGAGTCAACGTTATTACCCAGATGCTCATACTCGTAAGTTAAATCAGAAGGTTCCCCAATTAATGCAATCGGCAATCCCCTGGTAAACCAATTACGACGAATACGAGCATTAAGGACGGATGCCTCGACACGAGGGTTAGTCCCGATTAATAGCAAAGAATCGGTTTCATCAATCCCAGCTATACCAGAATTAAAGATGTATCCTGCGCGATGTTTCGCTGAAAGCTTTGCGCCATCTTGTCGACAATCAAGATTAGGGCAACCAAGCGAATGCATTAATTCTTTCAGTGCATACATACTCTCAATGCACGCTAAATCACCCGCAAGCGCGGCCATACCCTGCCCTTTTAACGGCTTTATTTTTTCTGCAACCGTTGAAAATGCTGTTCCCCAATCGACTGGGACTAACTTCCCGTGCTCACCGCGAACATACGGTCGATCCAAGCGTTGGCGAGAGAGCCCATCACATGCAAAACGTGTTTTATCTGATATCCATTCCTCATTAATTTCCTCGTGCAACCGCGGCAGAATACGCAGAACCTCATTTCCACGTGCATCCACGCGAATGTTGGATCCTTGTGCATCCATGACGTCTATACTTTCAGTTTTAGTAAGCTCCCAAGGACGGGCAGTAAAAGCATATGGCTTAGAAGTCAATGCTCCTACCGGGCACAGATCAATAACGTTTCCCGAAAGCTCGGAATGTATCGCCTCCTCTAACGTTGAAATCTCAGCGTGTTCCCCTCGGTTTAACAACCCGATAGAATCCACGCCAGCAACTTCAGATGAAAAACGCACACAACGCGTGCAATGTATGCAACGTGTCATAATCGTTTTCACTAAAGGCCCCATATATTTTTCTTTTACTGCGCGCTTGTTTTCGTCATATCGGCTGCCCTCGTGCCCGTATGCGACAGCCTGGTCTTGCAGATCACACTCGCCGCCCTGATCACAAATTGGGCAATCAAGTGGGTGGTTTATCAAAAGAAATTCCATCACACCCTTGCGTGCTTTACGGACCATATCGCTGTCTGTTTTGATCTCCATTCCGTCGGAAACCGGCAAGGCGCATGAGGCCTGGGGTTTCGGGGGGCCAGGGGACACCTCAACAAGACACATTCTGCAATTACCGGCAACTGATAGTCTCTCGTGGTAACAAAAGCGTGGTATCTCCACGCCAGCCTGCTCACAGGCTTGGAGCACCGAAACCCCCGCCTCAACCTCTAACTCTTCACCATCAATCGTAACTTTTGGCATCGTATAACCTTCAATCCACCTATTCGGCCGCTTGCGCCGTTACTACAGAATTCTGCACTTTTAGGATACGCTCTTCAATAACTGGCCTAAAGTGACGTATTAAACCCTGAACCGGCCAAGCCGCGGCATCACCAAGCGCGCAAATCGTATGTCCTTCCACCTGCTTTGACACTTCCAATAAAGTATCTATTTCGTCTACTGTAGCGTTGCCTGCAGCTAGACGCTCTAAAACTCGCCACATCCAACCGGTACCCTCCCGACAAGGTGTGCACTGACCACAACTCTCGTGCTTATAAAAATAAGCAAGCCGGGCAATCGCCTTTATTATGTCTGTTGATTTATCCATCACGATGACCGCGGCGGTACCGAGACCAGTCTGGGCTTCTTTAAGCGCATCAAAATCCATGAGAATATCATCACAAACTTCTCTTGGAATGCATGGCGTAGAACTGCCGCCAGGTATCACCGCTAGCAAATTATCCCAACCACCACGCACGCCTCCAGCGTGCTTTTCAATCAAATCTTTAAGAGGCGTCGACATGGCCTCTTCAACATTACACGGCTGATTGACATGCCCTGAAATACAAAAAACTTTTGTGCCATGGTTGTTCTCGCGACCAAACGAAGTGAACCAAGATGCGCCGCGTCGAAGAATTGTTGGGGCAACAGCAATAGTTTCAACGTTGTTTACGGTTGTAGGGCAACCATATAAGCCGGACATTGCCGGGAAAGGGGGTTTTAATCTCGGCTGACCTTTTTTGCCCTCTAGACTTTCTAATAGGGCAGTCTCCTCTCCACAAATGTAAGCGCCGGCCCCGCGATGAACATACACGTCGAAAGCCCAGTCTGAATTTGCTGCATTTGAACCCAACAACTTAGCCTCATAAGCCTCTGCAACAGCAGCTTCTAATCTCATTGCTTCATTGTAGAATTCACCTCGAACGTAAATGTACGCAGAGTGAGCACCCATAGCAAATCCTGCCACTAAACACCCTTCGATCAGCCTATGGGGATCGTGGCGTAATATATCACGATCCTTGCATGTTCCAGGCTCACTTTCATCCGCATTCACAACAAGATAGTGGGGACGTTCACTTTCCTCTTGAGGCATAAATGACCACTTAAGTCCCGTCGGGAAACCAGCCCCGCCACGACCGCGCAACCCCGAGGCCTTCATCTCCTCAATAATCCAGCCACGGCCTTTTTTGATTAAATCCGCTGTGCCGTCCCACACGCCTCTAGAGCGTGCCGCCTTTAACTCCCAATCCTCAAAACCGTAAAGATTTGTAAAGATACGATCTTTATCCTGTAACATTTACTTCATCGCCTCAATTAATGTAGTTCTTCCTTCGATCGGTTCAGAACTGGTTCGGCCCACTTGCGAACCAATCGTTGGCTGTCTACCCGCCCTAAGTTCTTCAAGCACATCAATCACATTCTCAGGCGTCAAATCCTCGTAAAGATCGTCGTTGATCTGAACCACGGGCGCGTTAACGCATGCACCAACACACTCAACCTCCATCAAACTAAACACACCGTCATCGGTTGTTTCGCCCATTCCAATTCCAAGGTGTTCTTTAATAGCGTCCACCACAGCCGACGAAT
Proteins encoded in this region:
- the nuoG gene encoding NADH-quinone oxidoreductase subunit NuoG, with translation MPKVTIDGEELEVEAGVSVLQACEQAGVEIPRFCYHERLSVAGNCRMCLVEVSPGPPKPQASCALPVSDGMEIKTDSDMVRKARKGVMEFLLINHPLDCPICDQGGECDLQDQAVAYGHEGSRYDENKRAVKEKYMGPLVKTIMTRCIHCTRCVRFSSEVAGVDSIGLLNRGEHAEISTLEEAIHSELSGNVIDLCPVGALTSKPYAFTARPWELTKTESIDVMDAQGSNIRVDARGNEVLRILPRLHEEINEEWISDKTRFACDGLSRQRLDRPYVRGEHGKLVPVDWGTAFSTVAEKIKPLKGQGMAALAGDLACIESMYALKELMHSLGCPNLDCRQDGAKLSAKHRAGYIFNSGIAGIDETDSLLLIGTNPRVEASVLNARIRRNWFTRGLPIALIGEPSDLTYEYEHLGNNVDSLRAIAEGSHSFSGILSASEKPMVIIGMGALTRADGEAILAMAKKVADVHGIVTDDWNGFNVLHTAAARVGGLDIEFVPANGGGGVDEIQTRAQSGEIGLVYLLGADEVNMDGFGDAFIVYQGHHGDAGAHRADVILPGAAYTEKPATYVNTEGRVQMAARATFPPGEAREDWAVIRALSGALNHPLPFDTLDELRGKLRSSYPSMLALNTLTAAKWYGFKPNEGKVDPAPLTNIVSNFYMTNSITRASETMAQCTEELGVNSLKATGTNG
- the nuoF gene encoding NADH-quinone oxidoreductase subunit NuoF, whose translation is MLQDKDRIFTNLYGFEDWELKAARSRGVWDGTADLIKKGRGWIIEEMKASGLRGRGGAGFPTGLKWSFMPQEESERPHYLVVNADESEPGTCKDRDILRHDPHRLIEGCLVAGFAMGAHSAYIYVRGEFYNEAMRLEAAVAEAYEAKLLGSNAANSDWAFDVYVHRGAGAYICGEETALLESLEGKKGQPRLKPPFPAMSGLYGCPTTVNNVETIAVAPTILRRGASWFTSFGRENNHGTKVFCISGHVNQPCNVEEAMSTPLKDLIEKHAGGVRGGWDNLLAVIPGGSSTPCIPREVCDDILMDFDALKEAQTGLGTAAVIVMDKSTDIIKAIARLAYFYKHESCGQCTPCREGTGWMWRVLERLAAGNATVDEIDTLLEVSKQVEGHTICALGDAAAWPVQGLIRHFRPVIEERILKVQNSVVTAQAAE
- the nuoE gene encoding NADH-quinone oxidoreductase subunit NuoE, which encodes MGSNFTFIGEYEGEVKRALAKYPEDRKQSAVLPLLDLAQRQIGGYVSDEAIDEISTMLEMPRIRVIEVATFYTMINLKPVGKFLLQCCTTTPCWLRDSSAVVDAIKEHLGIGMGETTDDGVFSLMEVECVGACVNAPVVQINDDLYEDLTPENVIDVLEELRAGRQPTIGSQVGRTSSEPIEGRTTLIEAMK